In the Rhodothermaceae bacterium genome, one interval contains:
- a CDS encoding response regulator transcription factor: MIYTAAPEPFSKVLIAEDDDATARAIKRVFEKEGAQVTITANGYDAATFIQSEDSLDVAILDVTMPGMDGITLVRRVRKFGCHTPVIMVSGSDSVGDRVRGLEAGADDYMGKPFNAHELMTRAKAICRRVRYGGNQPGRVQVGGTLCNFETRTAQKDGQPVHLTPMEWKVLRHLAFRNGRAVSRAEFNVWVLKVPHDLQTRTIDRHAYALRCKLDENPLEPRHILKVQGVGYRLGDFKIVD, translated from the coding sequence ATGATCTATACAGCAGCCCCAGAGCCGTTTTCCAAAGTGTTGATCGCTGAAGACGATGACGCGACTGCCAGAGCAATCAAGCGGGTCTTTGAGAAGGAAGGAGCACAAGTCACCATCACAGCCAATGGTTACGATGCCGCAACCTTCATACAATCCGAAGACTCCCTTGATGTGGCCATTCTGGATGTAACCATGCCGGGTATGGATGGCATCACACTCGTACGGCGAGTACGGAAGTTTGGCTGTCACACCCCTGTCATTATGGTTTCAGGGAGCGATTCCGTGGGGGACCGCGTACGCGGCCTGGAAGCAGGTGCAGATGACTACATGGGGAAACCCTTTAATGCGCATGAGTTAATGACCCGGGCGAAAGCGATTTGTCGGCGTGTGCGCTACGGCGGAAATCAACCCGGGCGGGTCCAGGTGGGCGGTACCCTCTGCAATTTTGAGACCCGTACCGCGCAAAAAGATGGCCAGCCCGTGCATTTGACACCGATGGAGTGGAAAGTTCTGCGTCACTTGGCATTTCGGAACGGGCGTGCGGTTTCAAGAGCCGAATTCAACGTTTGGGTCCTGAAGGTCCCACATGACCTGCAGACGCGGACCATTGATCGTCATGCGTATGCGCTCCGATGCAAACTGGACGAAAATCCTCTTGAGCCCAGGCATATCCTCAAGGTACAGGGGGTTGGATATCGACTTGGAGATTTTAAGATTGTGGATTGA
- a CDS encoding DUF4402 domain-containing protein, producing the protein MRSIITFLVLNLWWAVPMFGQSTTVTASISLSTPSPSCTISGVSNLNYGTVEKPGSGTGLIVINAQTGARTSSTLSVSGSSSVGQARLSGSNVASYSVARTFPSTLTNSSSSLTYAGTWAQSSNSSSNYSAVSGTSYSGTSGGPGATFTHFFRFGGTVGDITLSKANGTYTGTISLAATCN; encoded by the coding sequence ATGAGATCCATCATCACATTCCTTGTTCTGAACCTCTGGTGGGCCGTTCCCATGTTCGGGCAATCCACTACGGTAACGGCATCCATCTCCCTTTCCACTCCCTCGCCGTCATGCACGATCTCTGGGGTCTCCAATCTTAATTATGGCACCGTAGAGAAGCCGGGCAGCGGTACCGGCTTGATCGTCATAAATGCCCAGACGGGTGCAAGAACCAGCAGCACTTTATCCGTCAGCGGCTCCAGCAGTGTGGGGCAGGCACGCTTGAGCGGATCCAATGTAGCCAGCTACAGCGTAGCGCGGACATTCCCGTCCACGCTGACCAATTCCAGCAGCAGCTTAACCTACGCGGGTACATGGGCGCAATCCTCAAACTCAAGCAGCAATTATAGCGCCGTCAGTGGCACCTCGTACAGCGGAACCTCCGGCGGCCCGGGGGCGACATTTACCCATTTTTTCAGGTTTGGCGGCACCGTCGGTGACATCACACTCAGTAAGGCGAACGGGACCTATACCGGCACAATCTCACTGGCCGCAACCTGCAATTGA
- a CDS encoding HAMP domain-containing histidine kinase produces MTQLRLASLSHDMKTPLNAIALYNDRLRMMKPDDPERHACHAVIADQIDRLVQIARSVLENHAASERCSEVDIVALLRDTASIYQELHPGYTFRLHAKTELPSIWGDGPALGRVLTNLLDNAVNYSEPTQIVIAAELQSSGMQLRVRDRGYGIPSKYLPHIFKPHFRGDSTVPGNGMGLSIAQEIVHAHGGRIEVASTVGVGTVIRIILPQNIFFDSK; encoded by the coding sequence ATGACCCAACTACGCCTTGCAAGCTTGTCTCACGATATGAAAACCCCTCTGAACGCGATCGCACTCTATAATGACCGATTGCGCATGATGAAACCAGATGACCCTGAACGTCACGCCTGTCACGCGGTCATCGCAGATCAAATTGATCGTCTCGTTCAAATTGCACGTAGTGTGCTCGAAAATCATGCAGCTTCCGAAAGGTGCAGTGAAGTAGATATCGTAGCCTTACTCAGAGACACAGCATCCATATACCAGGAGCTGCATCCAGGTTATACATTTCGGTTGCACGCAAAAACAGAGTTGCCTTCCATTTGGGGAGATGGGCCTGCCCTGGGACGCGTACTCACTAATCTGCTTGATAACGCAGTCAACTATAGCGAACCTACCCAAATTGTGATCGCTGCAGAGCTGCAATCCAGTGGAATGCAACTCAGAGTGCGAGACCGTGGATATGGGATCCCGTCAAAATATCTGCCCCATATTTTCAAGCCTCATTTTCGAGGAGATTCCACCGTCCCCGGCAATGGTATGGGGCTCTCGATTGCCCAGGAAATTGTTCATGCACATGGTGGACGGATTGAAGTGGCCAGTACGGTGGGGGTTGGAACGGTCATCCGCATCATTCTTCCACAAAACATCTTTTTTGACTCAAAATGA
- the traF gene encoding conjugative transfer signal peptidase TraF: MRCRILPTLQFIGVLAICGFFLIVVAIQSLPIGRMSLPLFVNTSASLPFGLYRITKVASLERGDVLRTCLPDTLSQFAVQRGYLRQGTCPGGSTRIGKPVIALQGDTVVVSDRYIQVKGYRGFEIPIYQHDRRGRRLPNAIGIHVLSPGTCFLLSTHSVLSYDSRYYGPVPCGSPPHYVLTGHGFRTP, encoded by the coding sequence ATGCGGTGCCGCATTCTGCCCACGCTCCAGTTTATAGGTGTTCTCGCAATCTGTGGTTTTTTCCTGATTGTGGTTGCGATTCAATCCTTACCTATCGGCAGGATGAGCTTGCCTCTTTTTGTTAATACATCGGCTTCATTGCCCTTTGGCTTGTACCGTATAACGAAAGTAGCAAGTCTTGAACGTGGCGATGTACTCCGTACATGTCTTCCCGACACGCTGAGTCAATTTGCCGTTCAGCGCGGATACCTGCGCCAGGGCACTTGTCCTGGTGGCTCGACTCGAATCGGAAAGCCAGTCATTGCCTTGCAGGGAGATACCGTGGTGGTTTCTGACCGGTATATCCAAGTAAAGGGGTATCGGGGTTTTGAAATCCCCATTTACCAACACGACCGAAGAGGAAGGCGACTGCCAAATGCCATAGGAATCCATGTGCTGTCCCCCGGTACATGCTTTCTGCTCAGCACACACAGTGTGCTCAGTTATGACAGCAGATATTATGGCCCTGTTCCCTGCGGGTCTCCACCGCACTATGTTTTGACCGGTCATGGATTCAGAACGCCTTAG
- a CDS encoding serine protease, with product MGHLERTKIYHSIEKDRKTKVLSFITSDRQGMETQIAPDCIDPFVDLLEKIGPTDRISLILHTNGGHTLVAWRLVNLVRMFCEELEVLIPLKALSAGTLISIGADRVVMTKQAALGPIDPSVNNALNPQAVINGQPKQVPVSVESVRGYLDAARDELKIKGEQSLTSVLLDLTSHIHPLVLGEIFRSQAQIRFLAEKLLSRQIGDQNKIKSIIDFLCADSGSHDYTINRREAAELGLNIEKPSDTLYRQLREIHLDYNKELKLLEPYNAQALIAGVKPNHPTPYTIPRALVEGTVGDCYGFVSEGTLMRVQVQTNSGLHEGVKDERTFEGWRKL from the coding sequence ATGGGACATTTAGAGCGTACAAAAATCTATCATAGCATTGAAAAAGACCGGAAAACCAAGGTATTGTCATTTATAACAAGCGACCGCCAAGGTATGGAGACTCAGATTGCTCCAGATTGTATAGATCCATTCGTTGATCTCCTCGAAAAGATAGGACCTACTGATCGTATATCCTTGATTCTTCATACCAATGGAGGACATACACTTGTGGCATGGCGTCTGGTGAACCTTGTACGTATGTTTTGCGAAGAGCTTGAAGTCCTAATCCCATTAAAAGCCCTTAGTGCTGGCACACTTATTTCTATCGGTGCGGACCGGGTGGTCATGACAAAGCAGGCAGCCTTGGGCCCTATTGATCCAAGCGTAAACAATGCTCTTAACCCACAGGCAGTTATCAATGGCCAACCCAAACAAGTACCAGTCAGCGTGGAAAGCGTTCGAGGCTATCTTGATGCCGCCCGCGACGAATTAAAAATCAAAGGAGAGCAGTCACTTACTTCGGTTCTCCTAGATTTGACGAGTCATATTCACCCTTTGGTTCTCGGCGAAATATTTAGATCACAAGCACAAATTCGATTCTTAGCCGAGAAATTGCTGTCACGGCAAATCGGTGATCAGAATAAAATAAAATCGATCATTGATTTTCTTTGTGCCGATTCGGGGAGTCACGACTATACGATTAATCGACGAGAAGCTGCCGAGCTGGGACTAAACATTGAGAAGCCGTCTGATACACTTTACAGGCAATTGAGAGAAATTCACTTGGACTACAATAAGGAACTTAAACTGCTTGAACCTTACAACGCACAAGCTCTTATAGCTGGTGTCAAACCGAATCACCCTACCCCGTATACTATTCCCCGCGCATTAGTGGAAGGAACAGTTGGTGATTGCTATGGTTTTGTATCGGAGGGGACCCTTATGCGTGTCCAAGTGCAAACGAACAGCGGATTACACGAGGGGGTTAAAGACGAACGAACGTTTGAAGGCTGGAGGAAATTGTAA
- a CDS encoding DUF4402 domain-containing protein, with protein sequence MRMNTILFVILIASPTYAQAVDTEVRLELRVPQATCALVIQEHVDFGPVTGQQEVLRLSPSSNRYQTPGRFTLSGQYAWEYMVSIDFPSQITGPGTPLAYEGQWEQAIAATGSFKMIPGLAFHQSAEEPFERHFRVGGRIRGLSTNTPPGLYSGQISITVTCN encoded by the coding sequence ATGCGAATGAATACCATCCTTTTTGTGATCCTGATAGCATCCCCTACCTATGCACAGGCCGTGGATACCGAGGTGCGACTCGAACTCCGCGTTCCGCAGGCCACCTGTGCACTGGTGATTCAGGAGCATGTGGACTTTGGCCCAGTCACGGGGCAGCAAGAGGTGCTTCGCCTGTCCCCATCGTCTAACAGATACCAGACGCCGGGTCGATTCACTCTCTCGGGGCAATATGCCTGGGAGTACATGGTCAGTATTGATTTTCCAAGCCAGATCACCGGCCCGGGAACTCCTCTGGCCTATGAAGGGCAATGGGAGCAGGCAATCGCGGCTACCGGGTCATTCAAGATGATTCCAGGATTGGCATTCCATCAATCTGCAGAAGAGCCCTTCGAACGACATTTTCGTGTCGGAGGCCGGATCCGGGGACTCTCCACGAACACACCACCCGGCTTGTATAGCGGACAAATTTCAATCACCGTGACCTGTAACTAA
- a CDS encoding type IV secretory system conjugative DNA transfer family protein, with the protein MNRTAQERLYGWTAPRSLGIRSVFTLLVLFPLVSCQVALTVMTLIWGPPAAAPLLPYELTRVILLSAAAVTAPWLLKPSMRAPLFPLIAALCLMSIVPLFSPHHVFLAIVNALGRPELMGVVIGALGVGGLMGMLVVRGIMTRTAEQLSLAKGSTQWGNAHALKKPTKGLLLGKKGVDYLRYDGDGHLLTVAATRSGKGVGTVIPNLLNYEGSMLVTDPKGENYAVTAAWRRDCLGQKIVALDPFGLVETCNTKVASLNPMDFIDLDGEDYVETAMMLADMMIGRGRQTEESHWRMEAKGLLLSFILYVAERDEFKDERHLIKVRSLLTQDSEEMDQTLRTMKESDLPQVKEGACRIEQKADRERSGVFSTAQSHTHFLSSPRMQHVLTSTSCDLEDLRRGKMTGYIILPREYLSTFAPWLRLMISSCYYACTHGATKKSRPEQRVVFLLDEFANLGYMRNIKEAVSLGGGYGLTMWLILQDLAQLRREYHSEWESFLANCDVIQAFAIQDPFTSQKIAQLLGEMSIWQRRLNKGDKHQFGRMRAGYEEGSRPLLKPDELRRLHPARQLLFVRPYQPVAADKFVYYKDPLTASRAQPNPFIGQ; encoded by the coding sequence TTGAATAGGACCGCACAGGAACGACTCTACGGCTGGACTGCTCCTCGCTCTCTGGGGATTCGAAGTGTGTTCACGCTCCTGGTTCTCTTTCCTCTTGTGAGTTGCCAGGTTGCACTTACTGTCATGACACTCATTTGGGGACCACCTGCTGCCGCCCCTCTCCTTCCCTATGAGCTTACACGGGTGATCCTTTTGAGTGCGGCAGCAGTGACAGCGCCATGGCTGCTCAAACCCTCAATGCGCGCGCCCCTCTTTCCGCTCATTGCCGCACTCTGTCTGATGAGTATCGTGCCATTATTTAGCCCCCATCATGTATTCCTGGCAATTGTGAATGCTCTAGGTAGACCAGAATTGATGGGAGTTGTCATCGGAGCACTTGGGGTCGGCGGGTTGATGGGAATGCTCGTAGTCCGGGGAATCATGACACGGACGGCTGAGCAGCTTTCATTAGCCAAAGGCTCCACGCAGTGGGGAAATGCACATGCATTGAAAAAACCTACCAAAGGGCTGCTTCTCGGAAAGAAGGGAGTAGACTATCTGCGATATGATGGAGATGGACATCTGCTTACGGTGGCAGCAACACGCAGCGGAAAAGGAGTCGGAACTGTCATACCCAACCTTCTGAATTACGAAGGCAGCATGCTGGTCACGGATCCAAAGGGAGAAAACTATGCAGTAACCGCCGCTTGGCGGCGGGATTGTCTGGGACAGAAAATCGTGGCATTGGATCCCTTCGGGCTTGTCGAAACGTGTAATACCAAAGTGGCATCACTGAACCCGATGGATTTTATTGACCTTGATGGAGAAGATTATGTGGAAACGGCAATGATGCTTGCTGATATGATGATCGGCCGGGGCCGTCAGACCGAAGAATCTCACTGGAGAATGGAAGCAAAAGGGTTACTGCTGAGCTTCATTCTTTATGTGGCAGAAAGGGACGAATTCAAAGATGAACGGCATCTGATCAAAGTACGCAGTCTTTTGACACAGGACAGTGAGGAGATGGATCAGACATTGAGGACAATGAAGGAAAGTGACCTGCCCCAGGTGAAGGAAGGGGCCTGCCGGATCGAGCAGAAGGCCGATCGTGAGCGTAGCGGTGTCTTTTCCACCGCGCAAAGCCATACCCATTTCTTGAGCAGCCCCCGAATGCAGCATGTACTTACGAGTACGAGCTGCGACCTGGAAGATTTGCGGCGTGGAAAAATGACGGGATATATCATTCTCCCCCGGGAATATCTGAGTACATTTGCTCCGTGGCTCCGCCTTATGATTAGCAGTTGTTACTATGCGTGCACCCACGGTGCTACAAAAAAATCTCGTCCAGAGCAGCGGGTGGTCTTTCTCCTGGACGAATTTGCCAACCTCGGATATATGCGGAATATCAAGGAGGCCGTGTCCTTGGGAGGTGGTTACGGCCTGACGATGTGGCTGATCCTACAGGATCTGGCACAACTCAGGCGGGAGTATCACAGTGAATGGGAAAGCTTTTTGGCCAACTGTGACGTAATTCAAGCATTTGCGATTCAGGATCCATTCACAAGCCAGAAGATTGCGCAGCTTCTTGGAGAAATGTCGATCTGGCAGCGTAGGCTGAATAAGGGAGACAAGCATCAATTCGGGCGGATGCGAGCGGGCTATGAGGAGGGGAGTCGCCCGTTGTTGAAACCTGATGAACTGCGAAGACTCCACCCTGCCCGCCAACTGCTATTTGTACGTCCGTACCAGCCCGTAGCGGCAGATAAGTTCGTCTACTACAAAGATCCATTGACCGCATCCCGTGCACAGCCAAATCCGTTTATTGGTCAATAA
- a CDS encoding DEAD/DEAH box helicase encodes MDSERLSALIRQYLGAQVLKLLQDPNIEEVYINPDLLVRAIMSSGQRIATSVTLLPQSAEAFLRAISTITLNRFDRDYPSLAAAVSQTDLGKCRIQGFIPPLTSGPAFNIRKPCRQIPTLHDYVKSAMLTPNEYSVLISAIESRQNILIAGPTGSGKTTLCNAILKAIVDAFPEERLVILEDTSELAVQATDSLQLQTTPQIGMTELVKFSLRVTPNRIIVGEVRDRSAKDLLDAWITGHPGGCATIHGEDADKALERLSDLAREGARGIDQRHLVLRAVNIVVVISGFGKARRVRQIVKVTGRTSSGFTVQQMG; translated from the coding sequence ATGGATTCAGAACGCCTTAGTGCTTTGATCCGTCAGTACCTCGGTGCTCAGGTCCTTAAACTTCTCCAAGACCCAAATATTGAAGAGGTCTACATCAATCCAGATCTGCTGGTGCGCGCAATCATGTCTTCCGGGCAAAGAATTGCTACCTCTGTAACACTACTGCCCCAGAGCGCGGAGGCTTTCCTTCGCGCTATTTCCACAATCACTTTAAATCGTTTTGATCGTGATTACCCTTCTTTAGCAGCCGCGGTCTCGCAAACCGATCTTGGGAAATGCAGGATCCAGGGATTTATCCCCCCGCTGACCTCGGGCCCCGCCTTCAATATCCGGAAACCATGCCGACAAATTCCTACACTGCACGACTATGTAAAGAGTGCAATGCTAACGCCAAATGAGTATTCAGTATTAATATCTGCCATCGAATCCCGCCAGAACATTTTAATTGCCGGTCCCACCGGCAGCGGAAAAACTACACTCTGCAATGCGATCTTGAAGGCCATTGTTGATGCTTTCCCGGAGGAGCGACTGGTCATTCTTGAGGATACATCTGAGCTCGCTGTTCAGGCAACTGACTCACTCCAACTCCAGACCACGCCCCAGATTGGGATGACGGAGCTGGTAAAATTCAGTCTGCGTGTCACCCCCAATCGGATTATTGTTGGTGAAGTACGCGATAGATCAGCGAAAGACCTATTGGATGCATGGATCACTGGTCATCCTGGCGGATGTGCTACAATTCACGGCGAAGATGCCGATAAGGCTTTGGAGCGCTTAAGTGATCTTGCTCGTGAGGGGGCACGCGGCATTGATCAGAGGCATCTCGTACTTCGTGCAGTGAATATTGTCGTCGTGATTTCTGGCTTTGGAAAGGCGCGTCGTGTTCGTCAGATCGTAAAGGTCACAGGCCGGACCTCAAGCGGATTTACTGTTCAGCAGATGGGTTGA
- a CDS encoding galactose mutarotase produces MRTYPIITILAVVVSCQTPESPVPMVERTHFGTLPDGEEVERFRLQNTAGAEASIITYGATLVSLATPDRDGLIEDIVLGYDSLAGYLEANPYFGSIVGRYANRIAEGAFTLDGETYTLARNNGPNHLHGGVKGFDKANWEVEQIIEDTNQVGVSLNYVSTDGEEGYPGTLEVRVTYLLTEDNRLIVDYEATTDKATPVNLTQHAYFNLAGEGSVADHHLTLAASHYTPVDSTLIPTGEIFSVEGTAFDFRGGKRIGEQIDDDDQQLLYGGGYDHNFVLDRVSGDLILAATVLESESGRILEVHTTKPGMQFYTGNFLDGSITGKNGVQYGRRSGFCLETQYYPDSPNQPNFPSSILRPGEVYQTQTVFAFRVEE; encoded by the coding sequence ATGCGTACTTATCCCATCATCACTATTTTGGCAGTTGTAGTTTCCTGTCAAACTCCCGAATCACCAGTACCAATGGTAGAGCGAACGCACTTTGGCACGCTGCCGGATGGGGAAGAGGTCGAGCGTTTCCGGTTGCAGAATACTGCGGGCGCTGAGGCTTCAATCATCACGTATGGGGCGACCCTAGTTTCCTTGGCAACGCCCGATCGGGATGGTTTAATAGAAGATATTGTACTGGGATACGACTCGCTGGCTGGCTATCTTGAAGCAAACCCGTATTTCGGCTCGATTGTAGGCCGATACGCCAATCGTATTGCCGAGGGTGCCTTTACCCTGGACGGGGAAACCTACACTCTGGCTCGCAACAATGGTCCGAACCATTTGCACGGAGGTGTAAAAGGATTCGACAAAGCGAACTGGGAAGTAGAACAGATAATCGAAGACACGAACCAGGTGGGTGTATCCCTGAACTATGTCAGCACTGACGGAGAGGAGGGGTACCCAGGTACGCTTGAGGTACGTGTTACGTATCTACTCACAGAGGACAACAGGCTCATTGTTGATTACGAGGCAACGACCGATAAAGCCACGCCCGTCAATCTGACGCAGCATGCTTATTTCAATTTAGCAGGAGAGGGGTCGGTAGCGGATCACCATTTGACACTGGCTGCGAGTCACTACACACCAGTTGATTCAACGCTGATTCCAACCGGAGAAATTTTTTCTGTGGAAGGAACAGCGTTTGATTTTCGAGGAGGAAAAAGGATTGGGGAGCAGATAGATGACGATGATCAGCAGTTGCTATATGGGGGAGGGTATGACCATAATTTTGTACTTGATCGCGTATCGGGAGATCTGATACTAGCTGCAACTGTGCTGGAATCCGAGAGTGGCCGTATTCTCGAAGTTCATACTACCAAACCGGGGATGCAATTTTATACGGGGAATTTCCTGGACGGAAGCATTACGGGCAAGAATGGAGTACAGTATGGGCGAAGGTCGGGTTTTTGTCTGGAGACTCAGTATTACCCGGATTCACCGAATCAGCCAAACTTTCCGTCTTCGATTCTGCGACCAGGGGAGGTATATCAAACACAGACCGTGTTTGCATTCCGTGTAGAGGAGTAA